The sequence CAATGATTAAGTCAGGGTCATAGGCAAGAATTTTAAGAGCCAGTTGCGCCAGTTGATTCCCAGAGGCATAACCAGGCACCGCAGCGTTAATGACTTGATAGTTTCCTTCCCGTAAACGGGGGGTTTTTTCCAAGAGACGAATCCGATCTGGTTCATAAAAAGGCAACACTTGCGGTTGGTATTGGTTGGGTGCGGTGCGTTGTTGTTCAACTCGCTGATTGAGACGTTGTTCTAGTTTTTGCGCGATCGTATCTTGGTTACTGTTATTGCGATAGCCAAAGGCACTCGCTCCCCCTAAAATAAAGACTCGGATTTCATCGCTGGGTTTATTTTGAGGAATGGAAACGGTTTCTCGCCATCCTTGTTCGTTGATTTGCCAGAATTGACTTTCTTGGTTGGGAAGGAGTTGATATCCGGCAATGGGATGACGTTCTACTTTTAAAAGCCCGCCTTCTGGTAAGCCCTCAATGGGTTGATTATTGGTCAAAAACTTTAATTGGTAGGCTTGAGACAGAGCCGAGTTGTCTTGCTGACTCATCAGACGTGGGGGTTTCCCAGTAAAACTAAAGAAGAGTCGAACACATACTTCTAAGACGATGACCAATAAGGGAATGGAAAGGAGAATCCAGAGGGGAGAGATTCGTTGCTGACGGGGTTGTTTTTTACCAACATACAGTTTTCGACGAGACTTAAACATAGGAGTGCCAAGGAATAAACGGACTTAGGTTTGTGGGAGGTTGGAGGAGGCACTGGGAGAAGACCGAGATTTGAGCAATAAACCCATGTAAACGATAATAATGATCGCGATCGCGCCCCAACCCAAGGGTTCTGGTAACCAGAAGACCACTTCAATCTGATTATTTTCTCCAGGTTGTAAATACCAGATCGTTTCTGTGCCGGTTTGTTTCACAAGAGATTGATTTTCCCCCGCTTCTGGGCTGATCATCTTCATTCCCCAAGGGGTTTGGCAGCGAAACTCTAAATCTAACAGAGAACTCGCTCCCACTAACAACGAATTTTCTCCTTTGATTGTTCCCAACGCAGTTAAATCAATATTGAGCTTGAAATGGGTGCGTTGAAACAGAATGAAGTTATTTTGGTCGGTTGTGAGTTGAGAATCAAGTTGCACTAACTGACTCGGTGCTTGGGTAACGGTGGTGTTTTTCGGATTAAAAAACTGATTAAATTTGGTTTCTAGTTCTTGGGCGTTGGCGAAGGGA comes from Halothece sp. PCC 7418 and encodes:
- a CDS encoding SGNH/GDSL hydrolase family protein; its protein translation is MFKSRRKLYVGKKQPRQQRISPLWILLSIPLLVIVLEVCVRLFFSFTGKPPRLMSQQDNSALSQAYQLKFLTNNQPIEGLPEGGLLKVERHPIAGYQLLPNQESQFWQINEQGWRETVSIPQNKPSDEIRVFILGGASAFGYRNNSNQDTIAQKLEQRLNQRVEQQRTAPNQYQPQVLPFYEPDRIRLLEKTPRLREGNYQVINAAVPGYASGNQLAQLALKILAYDPDLIIVMGGYKDLMLSSDKSFAEIPLIETYLSNAPKHFRAYLRKPLNHWGQNSDLVQLATAYMETPAVPTTKNTLVLNHNPTQPLASYLPQQPSELVERVKRYRQNNLQMVRLTAGAGVPLISAVQPEITGRNLDNLPRQEQEIINELGKEYIQEVQNAYTELRRANAQLEQIFPNNVASVNLYPIYSDFPNQAFVNPIHLTSEANTVAAEHLYERITQIPKMQIVPREPGT
- a CDS encoding DUF3153 domain-containing protein, which gives rise to MINSAWKRLLLLVLPLLLSGCVHYDVGINFYGLHRGEIVQHIELGQQLTNFSQADVEDWLGSLQARSRQLGGQTQRLSPQAVELTIPFANAQELETKFNQFFNPKNTTVTQAPSQLVQLDSQLTTDQNNFILFQRTHFKLNIDLTALGTIKGENSLLVGASSLLDLEFRCQTPWGMKMISPEAGENQSLVKQTGTETIWYLQPGENNQIEVVFWLPEPLGWGAIAIIIIVYMGLLLKSRSSPSASSNLPQT